One window of Phoenix dactylifera cultivar Barhee BC4 chromosome 5, palm_55x_up_171113_PBpolish2nd_filt_p, whole genome shotgun sequence genomic DNA carries:
- the LOC103702765 gene encoding subtilisin-like protease SBT3.3: protein MGSQRPLSFALLAFLTLLSSQEMLSGLEASNKESTRVYIVYLGEKKHEDPDLVTASHHEMLASLLGSKEEALQSIVYSYRHGFSGFAAMLTESQAKNIAELPEVVSVMPNRVHRIQTTRSWDYLGLHYYQPTGLLPKAKYGDGVIIGVIDSGIWPESRSFSDHGYGPIPSRWKGKCAVEPTFGANNCSRKIIGARYYARGVKAEDLVGEYMSPRDFNTHGTHTASTAAGVPVDSVSFHGLGAGMVRGGAPRARLAIYKACWGQAGQCSDSTVLKAFDDAIHDGVDVISLSLHGDGYPAGSLPAVMKGITVAFIAGNQGPVPQTVNNDVPWVITVAASSIDRSFPTVITLGNNQKLVGQGAFYKPDKDHQFKELVYGESCDEESLNGTHVDGKFVLCFDPQNVPSTIPREVISTAIETVLNAQGKGVIFAHYTSFLMDYLLSYQGLPCIAVDLAIGQQIKDYMDSVRKPMVKVEPTRSVVGQVQSPNVASFSSRGPSISYPELIKPDIAAPGTNILAAVGDSYGFDTGTSMACPHVAGIAALLKSSHPDWSPAAIKSAIITTASVTDGYGQPIVAEGVPRKLADPFDYGGGQINPNKAMDPGLVYDINPKEYLEFFNCRFGLHGGCNTKQRPLYHLNLPSIAIPNLRKTVMVQRTVTNVGKVDAVYKAALEIPPGIKMVVEPSVLVFNARSKVRTFTVTFTPTHKKQGVYGFGSLTWHDGSHSVRSPIAVRTTIQDFYADTF from the exons ATGGGTTCCCAGCGTCCTCTCTCGTTTGCTTTACTAGCATTCTTAACTCTGCTTAGCTCCCAAGAGATGTTATCTGGACTCGAAGCATCAAATAAAGAATCAACTAGA GTGTACATTGTGTACTTGGGAGAAAAAAAACATGAGGACCCTGACCTCGTCACCGCATCGCACCATGAGATGCTCGCTTCTCTTCTTGGGAG CAAGGAGGAAGCTCTCCAATCAATTGTCTACAGCTATAGGCATGGATTTTCTGGCTTCGCCGCAATGCTTACAGAATCACAAGCAAAGAATATTGCAG AGTTGCCTGAAGTCGTTAGCGTCATGCCAAATCGAGTGCATCGAATTCAAACGACTCGGAGCTGGGACTACCTTGGGCTACACTATTACCAACCTACAGGATTACTCCCCAAGGCTAAATATGGAGATGGTGTGATCATCGGAGTTATCGATTCAG GCATATGGCCAGAATCAAGAAGCTTCAGTGACCATGGGTATGGTCCCATACCATCACGGTGGAAAGGTAAGTGCGCGGTAGAACCTACATTTGGTGCCAACAACTGTAGTCGAAAGATCATCGGAGCTCGATATTATGCCAGAGGCGTCAAGGCGGAGGACCTCGTCGGTGAATACATGTCTCCCCGGGATTTCAATACTCATGGGACGCATACAGCTTCCACTGCAGCTGGTGTGCCGGTGGACAGCGTAAGCTTCCACGGCCTTGGTGCGGGGATGGTAAGAGGAGGCGCCCCTCGTGCTCGGCTAGCCATATACAAGGCATGCTGGGGCCAGGCAGGGCAATGCTCCGACTCTACGGTGCTCAAGGCATTTGATGATGCTATACATGATGGTGTGGATGTCATATCCCTGTCGCTCCATGGAGATGGATATCCTGCTGGTTCGTTGCCTGCAGTTATGAAGGGGATCACGGTGGCTTTCATTGCCGGAAACCAGGGGCCCGTGCCGCAGACTGTTAACAATGACGTCCCATGGGTCATCACGGTAGCAGCAAGCTCGATCGACCGCTCATTTCCCACGGTCATCACCCTCGGAAACAATCAGAAGTTGGTG GGCCAAGGAGCATTCTACAAACCAGACAAAGACCACCAGTTTAAAGAACTAGTCTATGGAGAAAG CTGTGACGAGGAGTCTTTGAATGGTACTCACGTAGATGGGAAGTTTGTTCTGTGTTTCGATCCGCAAAATGTGCCTTCAACCATACCACGAGAAGTCATATCCACAGCAATCGAAACCGTGCTGAATGCTCAGGGCAAGGGTGTTATTTTTGCGCATTACACTTCATTCCTCATGGATTATCTTCTTTCATATCAAGGTCTCCCATGCATTGCAGTAGACCTCGCGATTGGGCAGCAAATTAAAGACTACATGGATTCTGTGAG GAAACCAATGGTGAAGGTAGAACCAACGCGTAGTGTTGTTGGGCAAGTGCAATCACCCAACGTGGCATCCTTCTCTTCCAGAGGGCCAAGTATATCATACCCTGAATTGATCAAG cCTGATATTGCTGCACCTGGAACCAACATATTGGCCGCGGTAGGGGACTCATATGGATTTGACACAGGAACCTCCATGGCATGCCCTCATGTGGCTGGGATAGCTGcattgctgaaatcatcacATCCTGATTGGTCCCCTGCAGCTATTAAATCAGCAATTATCACTACAG CATCCGTGACCGATGGATATGGACAGCCAATAGTGGCAGAGGGGGTTCCACGTAAGCTTGCCGATCCTTTTGACTATGGTGGGGGTCAAATCAACCCCAACAAAGCCATGGATCCTGGCCTTGTGTATGACATCAATCCTAAAGAGTACCTCGAGTTCTTTAACTGTCGTTTCGGCCTGCATGGTGGCTGCAACACCAAACAGAGACCTTTATATCACTTGAATCTTCCCTCAATTGCCATCCCTAATCTTCGAAAAACTGTGATGGTTCAGAGAACTGTCACAAATGTAGGCAAGGTTGACGCAGTCTACAAGGCAGCACTTGAAATCCCGCCCGGCATTAAGATGGTGGTGGAGCCTTCTGTTCTTGTTTTCAATGCTAGAAGCAAGGTTCGGACTTTTACTGTCACTTTCACGCCAACTCACAAGAAGCAAGGGGTCTACGGTTTCGGAAGCTTGACTTGGCATGATGGAAGTCATTCTGTGAGGAGTCCGATCGCAGTTCGCACAACTATCCAAGACTTCTATGCGGACACCttttaa